In Apium graveolens cultivar Ventura chromosome 10, ASM990537v1, whole genome shotgun sequence, the following are encoded in one genomic region:
- the LOC141693125 gene encoding putative glycerol-3-phosphate acyltransferase 3, which produces MFFYKTPSVSKLVLLISRVLRKYYRNQKGLQRSLSNARSYNSQYQLQSELSVSERVEASEDTTVVFNVEGSLLRSSSLFPYFMLVAFEAGGLIRALILLILYPVLSLLSHELSLKVMVMVSFFGLKRKSFRVGSSVLPKYFLEDVGDEVFEVLKRAKSKVAVTKLPQVMVESFLSDYLEIDFVHGRELRVVCGYYTGLMEDRTNIILDNKLKDENVSNNVTIGLDNLNASVPHSCFSHCKEVFMVNEMEKIKWNALSKEQYPKPLIFHDGRLAFRPTPLAMLVMFAWLPLGTIIAIIRIIIAISLPYSISTPLLVYTGIKLRVVKPDHHLESDSNQSKTKGSLYVCNHRTLLDPLILSFGLSKPLAAVTYSLSRMSEILSPIRTVRLTRNRENDRDMMDKLLKQGDLVVCPEGTTCREPYLLRLSPLFTELTDDIVPVGMDTRVSMFHGTTASGLKFLDPIFFLMNPTPSYTFQILDKICGVSSNDDKSSRFDVANKVQSELGKALGFECTMLTRKDKYMILAGNEGVVSAGKKH; this is translated from the exons ATGTTCTTTTACAAGACCCCGTCTGTTTCGAAGCTTGTGCTTCTCATTTCTCGTGTTCTTCGAAAATATTATAGGAACCAAAAGGGTTTACAAAGAAGCTTGAGTAATGCTCGTTCGTATAATTCCCAATATCAACTACAGAGTGAACTCTCTGTATCCGAAAGAGTTGAGGCTTCGGAAGACACGACTGTTGTGTTTAATGTAGAGGGCTCTTTGTTGAGATCTTCGTCTCTTTTTCCGTACTTCATGTTAGTTGCATTTGAAGCCGGTGGCCTTATAAGGGCCCTCATTTTGTTAATTTTATATCCTGTTCTTAGCTTGCTTAGTCATGAACTTTCTTTGAAAGTTATGGTCATGGTTTCATTTTTCGGTCTCAAGAGAAAGAGTTTTCGAGTTGGAAGTTCTGTTCTACCGAAGTATTTTCTAGAGGATGTCGGTGATGAAGTTTTCGAGGTGTTGAAAAGAGCCAAATCCAAAGTTGCAGTCACTAAGTTGCCTCAAGTAATGGTTGAGAGTTTCTTAAGTGATTACTTGGAGATTGATTTTGTTCATGGAAGGGAGTTAAGAGTGGTTTGTGGATATTATACCGGGCTAATGGAAGATAGGACTAACATCATTTTGGACAATAAACTTAAAGACGAGAATGTATCGAATAATGTTACTATTGGACTTGATAACCTCAACGCATCCGTTCCTCATAGTTGTTTCTCTCATTGCAAG GAGGTATTCATGGTGAATGAAATGGAGAAGATAAAATGGAATGCACTTAGCAAGGAGCAATATCCGAAACCTCTAATCTTCCACGATGGTAGATTAGCTTTCAGGCCAACACCACTTGCCATGCTTGTCATGTTCGCGTGGCTTCCTCTCGGGACGATAATTGCCATCATTCGGATCATAATTGCCATATCTTTACCATACAGCATTTCCACTCCCTTGTTAGTTTATACAGGAATTAAACTCAGGGTTGTAAAACCCGACCATCACTTGGAGTCAGATAGTAATCAGTCAAAAACAAAAGGTTCATTATATGTGTGTAACCACAGAACGTTATTGGATCCTTTGATTCTATCATTTGGGCTCTCGAAACCTTTGGCTGCAGTCACATACAGCCTAAGTAGAATGTCAGAAATTTTATCACCAATCAGAACTGTACGATTAACGAGAAACCGGGAGAATGACAGAGATATGATGGATAAATTATTGAAACAAGGAGATTTAGTCGTGTGCCCTGAAGGAACCACCTGTAGGGAACCTTATTTGCTAAGGTTAAGTCCTCTGTTTACGGAACTGACTGATGATATTGTACCTGTGGGCATGGACACGAGGGTGAGTATGTTTCATGGCACGACTGCTAGCGGATTGAAGTTCTTGGATCCCATTTTTTTCCTCATGAACCCGACTCCAAGCTACACATTTCAGATACTTGACAAAATTTGTGGTGTTTCGAGCAACGACGATAAAAGCTCAAGGTTTGATGTTGCAAATAAGGTGCAGAGTGAGCTTGGCAAGGCATTAGGATTCGAATGCACCATGCTTACTAGGAAGGACAAGTACATGATCTTAGCAGGCAATGAAGGAGTAGTTTCTGCTGGAAAGAAACATTAA
- the LOC141693126 gene encoding LOW QUALITY PROTEIN: IAA-leucine resistant 2 (The sequence of the model RefSeq protein was modified relative to this genomic sequence to represent the inferred CDS: substituted 1 base at 1 genomic stop codon), with translation MRPSDSPKNFQPDATSYKPAIAFSEMLRPYLGLRINYNSKKASSSYSPSSLMMDYIIHQINDLLVDNHYFRQACPDYHPYILRLYYGVLFWIQCTRAGLYAGQIDNDAHESLNRFLDAFSRETLPISAPLFGLFKTLCCSQPVIPSYGLVYPALPSNLGPTHRSDFMVNDAVNFHLRNIPGIFALISDLNSLINPNNAASAVFPAKGKHIPVTASVTAATIFGHQSFPILAERSDVEKWSLVSXVLQYQCEADKKLDENFAERLKSFDFPSLKASDDLRYWMPFLHLDESMVWFLRIHDVASTEASFFKGSGTLADYVPFGIASNQVVVHYEKPTTLPSAPTCSADPLSLFPFQIRLKTTSHSLPELTEALASYAQTNIQMFNDHPAYPSFGKAKRAGPFWDITPS, from the coding sequence ATGAGGCCATCGGATTCTCCGAAAAATTTCCAGCCTGATGCTACTAGCTACAAGCCTGCAATTGCTTTTTCTGAAATGCTAAGGCCTTATCTAGGTCTTAGAATCAATTATAATTCCAAGAAAGCCTCTTCATCTTATTCACCTTCTTCACTGATGATGGATTATATTATCCATCAAATCAACGATTTACTTGTTGATAATCACTATTTTCGACAGGCCTGCCCTGACTACCATCCTTACATTCTCCGCCTATATTATGGCGTTTTGTTCTGGATCCAGTGTACCCGTGCTGGACTGTATGCCGGTCAGATTGACAATGATGCTCACGAGTCATTAAATCGATTTCTTGATGCCTTTTCTCGGGAAACACTTCCTATTTCAGCACCACTATTTGGCCTTTTCAAAACTCTGTGTTGCTCCCAGCCTGTTATCCCTAGTTATGGGTTAGTTTACCCTGCACTCCCATCCAATCTGGGTCCTACTCATCGTAGCGATTTTATGGTGAATGATGCTGTTAACTTCCATCTTCGTAATATTCCAGGCATTTTTGCTCTTATATCTGACCTTAACAGCCTCATTAACCCTAATAATGCTGCAAGTGCTGTTTTTCCAGCTAAAGGGAAACACATTCCTGTCACTGCTTCCGTTACTGCTGCCACAATCTTTGGTCACCAGTCATTTCCCATCCTGGCTGAAAGGTCAGATGTTGAAAAATGGAGCCTGGTTTCTTGAGTACTCCAATATCAATGCGAAGCTGACAAAAAACTTGATGAAAACTTTGCTGAAAGATTAAAAAGCTTTGATTTTCCTTCCTTAAAAGCTTCTGATGATCTTAGGTACTGGATGCCCTTCCTCCACCTGGATGAATCAATGGTCTGGTTCTTGCGAATACACGATGTAGCCTCCACTGAAGCCTCTTTCTTTAAAGGCTCGGGCACTCTGGCGGATTATGTTCCATTTGGGATTGCTTCAAACCAAGTTGTGGTTCATTACGAGAAACCAACTACACTTCCTAGCGCCCCTACCTGCTCAGCTGACCCCCTGTCCCTTTTTCCATTTCAAATTCGTCTTAAAACAACTAGCCACTCTCTTCCTGAACTGACAGAAGCATTGGCCTCCTATGCGCAGACCAACATCCAAATGTTCAATGATCATCCTGCCTATCCTAGTTTTGGCAAGGCAAAAAGGGCTGGCCCCTTCTGGGATATTACGCCCAGTTGA
- the LOC141691638 gene encoding 3'-5' exonuclease-like, whose amino-acid sequence MDYSSSKHLVFYCGQTIETTVTKNAYVVDHWLTTFLQTPKNLERIITVGLDCKFKRHPIASMSNKIATLQLCIDTKCLILQLVHMDSIPHSIVDLFDDKSVTFFGVRVDAYASKLCRDYGIEFCKKIVDIRDLAKIWFPISLPRECSLKSIAYEVTGLSTRRRKKKCGFDWEAEVLDVELIEYASVDAYALYKIAHTMFLLE is encoded by the coding sequence ATGGACTACTCATCTTCTAAGCATTTGGTGTTCTATTGCGGACAAACAATCGAAACAACAGTCACAAAGAACGCATACGTGGTAGATCATTGGCTTACTACATTTCTCCAAACCCCGAAAAATCTAGAAAGAATAATCACAGTTGGACTAGACTGTAAGTTCAAGCGTCACCCCATCGCATCAATGAGCAACAAGATAGCAACATTACAGTTATGCATCGATACAAAATGTCTCATTCTACAACTAGTCCACATGGACTCCATACCACATTCCATCGTGGACTTGTTCGACGACAAAAGTGTAACTTTCTTCGGTGTTCGGGTTGATGCCTATGCTTCCAAGCTATGTAGAGACTATGGAATTGAATTTTGTAAGAAAATTGTTGATATTCGAGATTTGGCAAAAATTTGGTTTCCGATAAGTTTGCCTAGGGAATGTAGCTTGAAGTCGATTGCTTATGAAGTGACTGGGTTATCGACGAGAAGGCGCAAGAAGAAATGTGGGTTTGATTGGGAGGCTGAAGTTCTTGATGTGGAGTTAATTGAGTATGCTTCTGTTGATGCTTATGCTTTGTATAAGATAGCTCATACAATGTTtttgttggaataa
- the LOC141691639 gene encoding secreted RxLR effector protein 161-like encodes MEQNHTLLSDSTSPFLYNPAPYRRLVGRLIYLTITHPDLSYSVHVLSQFLASPRQCHMDAVLKVVKYLNHTVGQGILLSSDSSLSLTAYADVDWGGCPNTRQSLTGYCITLGNSLLSWKSKKQHTMSRSSVEAEYRALDDVCCEINWLLSFFHELGVQNLKPVTLFCDIRSALHIAANPFFLERTKYIEIDCHLVRQKL; translated from the coding sequence ATGGAACAGAATCACACTTTGTTAAGTGATAGTACTTCACCATTCTTGTATAATCCTGCTCCCTACAGACGTTTAGTTGGTCGATTGATATATTTAACAATCACTCACCCAGATTTATCTTACTCGGTTCACGTGTTATCTCAATTCTTAGCATCACCACGGCAATGTCACATGGATGCTGTTCTGAAAGTTGTAAAGTATCTCAACCATACTGTTGGCCAAGGGATTCTTTTGTCCTCTGATAGTTCTCTGAGTTTAACAGCCTATGCTGATGTCGATTGGGGAGGCTGTCCAAATACTCGACAATCACTAACTGGCTATTGCATTACGTTGGGTAATTCTTTACTTTCTTGGAAGTCGAAAAAGCAGCATACTATGTCAAGATCTTCTGTAGAAGCCGAATATCGAGCTCTGGATGATGTCTGCTGTGAGATTAATTGGTTGTTGTCTTTTTTTCATGAGCTAGGAGTTCAAAATCTGAAACCCGTGACACTATTCTGTGATATCCGTTCAGCTTTGCATATAGCAGCTAACCCTTTTTTTCTTGAACGGACAAAATATATTGAAATAGATTGCCATCTAGTTCGGCAGAAGCTTTAA